A single Filimonas effusa DNA region contains:
- a CDS encoding alpha/beta hydrolase, translating into MKQKVYFNSNGCVLVGNVYMPPDFNPEKNYPAILVGGSWTTVKEQMSGLYAAELAKQGFITLAIDPRFFGESQGKPRFWENPQAKIEDYKNAVSFLYNFQNVDNDNIFLVSICASSGYMATVTAGDKRVKGLAAVAAWLHDNEAVKMIYGGEQGVRQKIYQARKAKELFEETNETTFIPAISTTDENAAMFGEYDYYLDPNRGAVPQWSADKFAVMSWEDWLTFNPMPVAAHITTPVLMIHSDQAVLPDYTKKFFNTIPHQHKVLHWTNGSQFDFYDNPIQVAEAVATINTFFKTNRN; encoded by the coding sequence ATGAAACAAAAGGTCTATTTCAATAGCAACGGATGCGTCCTCGTGGGCAACGTCTATATGCCCCCGGATTTTAACCCTGAAAAAAACTACCCCGCTATCCTCGTAGGCGGCTCGTGGACTACAGTCAAAGAACAAATGAGCGGGTTGTATGCAGCAGAACTCGCAAAACAAGGCTTCATCACCCTCGCCATCGATCCCAGGTTCTTCGGCGAAAGCCAGGGCAAACCAAGGTTCTGGGAAAACCCGCAGGCAAAGATCGAAGACTATAAAAATGCAGTTTCATTCCTGTACAATTTCCAGAACGTCGATAACGATAACATCTTTCTTGTTTCTATTTGTGCAAGCTCAGGCTATATGGCTACGGTAACAGCCGGTGATAAAAGGGTGAAAGGGTTGGCTGCTGTAGCTGCCTGGCTGCACGATAACGAAGCGGTTAAAATGATCTATGGAGGCGAACAGGGCGTTCGCCAGAAAATATACCAGGCCCGTAAAGCAAAAGAACTGTTCGAAGAAACAAACGAAACAACTTTTATCCCCGCCATCAGTACAACCGATGAAAACGCCGCCATGTTCGGCGAATACGACTATTATCTCGATCCCAATCGGGGTGCCGTCCCACAATGGAGCGCAGATAAATTCGCCGTTATGAGCTGGGAAGACTGGCTTACATTCAACCCCATGCCTGTCGCCGCACATATCACTACCCCCGTATTGATGATCCATTCCGATCAGGCTGTATTGCCGGACTATACAAAAAAATTCTTTAATACTATTCCACATCAACATAAAGTATTACATTGGACCAACGGCTCCCAGTTCGATTTCTACGACAACCCCATACAGGTCGCCGAAGCAGTCGCAACAATAAATACTTTCTTTAAAACAAACAGGAACTGA
- a CDS encoding nuclear transport factor 2 family protein translates to MGNEIIQQVIEFFAAVDARNWQKAEAAMASSVLLDYTSMTGNPAAWQTPGEITTAWAAFLPGFDKTHHAVTAFKTAVYDNTATVQCQGKADHFIDGSVWTVEGAYDILLKKTAGTWLIQEFKFNFSGQTGNTTLPSVASERMQRNGSLQQ, encoded by the coding sequence ATGGGAAACGAAATAATTCAACAGGTTATAGAATTCTTCGCCGCAGTTGATGCACGCAATTGGCAGAAAGCAGAAGCTGCCATGGCTTCCAGTGTCCTGCTCGATTACACCTCCATGACCGGTAATCCCGCTGCCTGGCAAACGCCGGGCGAAATCACAACCGCCTGGGCAGCCTTCCTGCCGGGCTTCGATAAAACGCACCATGCCGTCACCGCATTTAAAACAGCAGTCTATGACAATACCGCAACAGTGCAATGCCAGGGTAAGGCAGACCATTTCATCGATGGCAGCGTATGGACGGTAGAAGGTGCCTACGATATCCTGCTAAAAAAGACTGCCGGCACATGGCTGATCCAGGAATTTAAATTCAATTTCTCTGGCCAAACCGGTAATACAACCCTGCCGTCAGTAGCCTCGGAACGAATGCAACGCAATGGTTCTCTTCAACAGTGA
- a CDS encoding YciI family protein yields MKEFVLIFRNSVDPASKLSPEQMQQLLNDWMNWMGGIAAQDKLADKGNRLSMTESKTIAPGDIVTDGPYTEVKEFINGFIVVKAVTIDEAVTLAKGCPILNIGGKVEVRKVVTPEDNS; encoded by the coding sequence ATGAAAGAATTTGTATTGATCTTCAGAAACAGCGTTGATCCCGCATCTAAATTGTCCCCCGAACAAATGCAGCAGCTGCTCAACGATTGGATGAACTGGATGGGCGGGATCGCAGCACAGGACAAGCTGGCCGATAAAGGTAATCGCCTCTCCATGACCGAAAGCAAAACCATCGCCCCCGGCGATATCGTTACCGATGGCCCCTACACCGAAGTAAAAGAATTTATCAACGGCTTTATAGTAGTAAAAGCAGTAACCATCGATGAAGCAGTTACCTTGGCCAAAGGCTGCCCTATACTCAATATAGGCGGCAAGGTAGAAGTGAGGAAAGTGGTCACGCCCGAAGATAATAGCTAA